The region CAGGGCCCGAACTAAGGCGGTTGTTATTGtaatttttgaacaatttttatcttaattttttgtttttgtaagtttgtaattTCCGAATGCTGAGCTCTGAGCTCTTTTGTCACATCTTGAATATTTTTGCAAGGCTTGATCATTTTCCTTTGTATATATATCTTGTTTTTTACTTGTCGGTATGCctatgttttctttttatttcaatgTTGTTTTCTTGAATGAATTTTCTGCCCTGTTTTGTTTCTTCGAAGATTTTGTCTATGTCTATGATAACATGTTTCATGAACTACTTGGCTCAGTTTTCGAGTTGGTTTTGTTAGTGTGACCTTCTTGGTTTTTCGTGGATTCTAGACTCAGAGTTGGGAGAAAAACGCTAGAATAGGTTCTTTGTTATTCTGAGATCAAGTTTAATCAAGTTGCTCGGTGTGAGCACTGCTGAGTCCGGATAGCCCGGGGTTGTCATTGCTCGCAGGTGGTACCCAGCCCGCGGGTTTCACATAGCCTGCTGGTGGCACCTAGCCCGtaggtggcacatagcccgtagatggctcatagcccgtagatggcacatagcccgctggtggcacatagcccgtaggtggcacatagcccgtagatggctcatagcccgctggtggcacatagcccgtagatggcacatagcccgtagatggcacatagcccgctggtggcacatagcccgttgGTGGCACATAGCCTGTAGacggcacatagcccgtagatggcacatagcctgctggtggcacatagcccgtagatggcacatagcccgctggtggcacatagcccgctggtggcacatagcccgtagatggcacatagcccgtagatggcacatagcccgctggtggcacatagcccgtagatggcacatagcccgctggtggcacatagcccgtagatttTTTACCGAGTAGATTGCTCGGGTTTTGAAaaagacatgaattctttttaatcttttttattcactGAGGGtaaaaacttatgtttgagttttacaaaagcctaactcaaacataagtgaaacaacccctaggtacctcgaaaatgaaaataagtgactactgatagtatttccgaagaacctgggagttccaagttctcgggagcactctgcccgacatgtgtgctatCTTGTAAGCTCCTGCTCGTCCGACCTCAGTGACTCGATATGGGCCTTCCCAGTTGGGTTCGAGCTTTCCCACTCCAGCATTTCCCTTAGCAATGTCTGCCCGTCTCAGGACCAGATCCCCGACTTGGAAACTCAGgggtttaactctcttgttatgatacttagccattctttgcttgtatgcttcgattctcAGCGCTGCCTGCTCTCTTCGCTCTTCCAACAGGTCTAGGCATAACTTCTGTTCTTCCTCGTTTTTGGCCTCGTCAAAGAACTGGACCCTTAGAGTTGGCATCCCGATTTCTACAGGTATCATTGCCTCACACCCATATGTCAAAGAGAACGGGGTGTTTCCTGTGCCTGCCCTTGGGGTGGTTCGGTAAGCCCATATGACCTTCggtagctcttccagccactgtTTATCGAACTCCCCCAGCCTGGCCTTATGCCCTTTTAGGATCGTCCGGTTGGTTACTTTGGTCATCCCATTGCTTTGCGGGTGAACTACCGAAGTGAAACGCAGGTCAATGTGCAAGTCGTTGCAAAATTCCTTGAAGGCTCGGCAGTTGAACTGCTTCCCGTTGTCGGTTACCAATGCTCTGGGTatatagcccgctggtggcacatagcccgtagatggcacatagcccgctggtggcacatagcccgctggtggcacatagcccgtagatggcacatagcccgtagatggcacatagcccgctggtggcacatagcccgtagatggcacatagcccgctggtggcacatagcccgtagatttTTTACCGAGTAGATTGCTCGGGTTTTGAAaaagacatgaattctttttaatcttttttattcactGAGGGtaaaaacttatgtttgagttttacaaaagcctaactcaaacataagtgaaacaacccctaggtacctcgaaaatgaaaataagtgactactgatagtatttccgaagaacctgggagttccaagttctcgggagcactctgcccgacatgtgtgctatCTTGTAAGCTCCTGCTCGTCCGACCTCAGTGACTCGATATGGGCCTTCCCAGTTGGGTTCGAGCTTTCCCACTCCAGCATTTCCCTTAGCAATGTCTGCCCGTCTCAGGACCAGATCCCCGACTTGGAAACTCAGgggtttaactctcttgttatgatacttagccattctttgcttgtatgcttcgattctcAGCGCTGCCTGCTCTCTTCGCTCTTCCAACAGGTCTAGGCATAACTTCTGTTCTTCCTCGTTTTTGGCCTCGTCAAAGAACTGGACCCTTAGAGTTGGCATCCCGATTTCTACAGGTATCATTGCCTCACACCCATATGTCAAAGAGAACGGGGTGTTTCCTGTGCCTGCCCTTGGGGTGGTTCGGTAAGCCCATATGACCTTCggtagctcttccagccactgtTTATCGAACTCCCCCAGCCTGGCCTTATGCCCTTTTAGGATCGTCCGGTTGGTTACTTTGGTCATCCCATTGCTTTGCGGGTGAACTACCGAAGTGAAACGCAGGTCAATGTGCAAGTCGTTGCAAAATTCCTTGAAGGCTCGGCAGTTGAACTGCTTCCCGTTGTCGGTTACCAATGCTCTGGGTatatagcccgctggtggcacatagcccgtagatggcacatagcccgctggtggcacatagcccgctggtggcacatagcccgtagatggcacatagcccgtagatggcacatagcccgctggtggcacatagcccgtagatggcacatagcccgctggtggcacatagcccgtagatttTTTACCGAGTAGATTGCTCGGGTTTTGAAaaagacatgaattctttttaatcttttttattcactGAGGGtaaaaacttatgtttgagttttacaaaagcctaactcaaacataagtgaaacaacccctaggtacctcgaaaatgaaaataagtgactactgatagtatttccgaagaacctgggagttccaagttctcgggagcactctgcccgacatgtgtgctatCTTGTAAGCTCCTGCTCGTCCGACCTCAGTGACTCGATATGGGCCTTCCCAGTTGGGTTCGAGCTTTCCCACTCCAGCATTTCCCTTAGCAATGTCTGCCCGTCTCAGGACCAGATCCCCGACTTGGAAACTCAGgggtttaactctcttgttatgatacttagccattctttgcttgtatgcttcgattctcAGCGCTGCCTGCTCTCTTCGCTCTTCCAACAGGTCTAGGCATAACTTCTGTTCTTCCTCGTTTTTGGCCTCGTCAAAGAACTGGACCCTTAGAGTTGGCATCCCGATTTCTACAGGTATCATTGCCTC is a window of Mercurialis annua linkage group LG2, ddMerAnnu1.2, whole genome shotgun sequence DNA encoding:
- the LOC126668257 gene encoding uncharacterized protein LOC126668257: MTKVTNRTILKGHKARLGEFDKQWLEELPKVIWAYRTTPRAGTGNTPFSLTYGCEAMIPVEIGMPTLRVQFFDEAKNEEEQKLCLDLLEERREQTLLREMLEWESSNPTGKAHIESLRSDEQELTR